One Corythoichthys intestinalis isolate RoL2023-P3 chromosome 9, ASM3026506v1, whole genome shotgun sequence DNA window includes the following coding sequences:
- the LOC130922337 gene encoding kazrin-A-like: MLDFNKETMRVRRAKCEHQNKDPIVWTCHRVMKWIRDIDLKMFADNLQGKGVNGAVLVMNPNFDPDTMARVLEIPVERHSLHRHLREEMKVLLAASSNQEEREGEVVSSLTPVAVKRFAEGRKPMRRSSKSPLRFRSAEARVHSGPRTSRSPMRAYKSVDITHM; this comes from the exons ATGTTGGACTTCAATAAGGAG ACCATGCGGGTGAGAAGGGCTAAGTGCGAGCACCAAAACAAGGACCCCATTGTTTGGACCTGTCACCGAGTCATGAAGTGGATCAGGGATATAGATCTTAAA ATGTTTGCTGACAACCTTCAGGGTAAAGGAGTGAATGGCGCAGTGCTGGTTATGAACCCAAATTTTGACCCCGACACTATGGCGAGAGTGCTAGAAATCCCAGTCGAGAGACACTCGCTCCATCGGCATCTGCGTGAAGAGATGAAAGTACTCCTTGCTGCTAGCAG CAACCAGGAGGAGCGGGAAGGCGAGGTGGTCAGTTCCTTGACTCCGGTGGCAGTCAAGCGCTTTGCCGAGGGAAGGAAGCCAATGAGGAGATCCAGCAAG AGTCCACTGAGATTTCGCTCGGCAGAAGCACGTGTTCACTCCGGGCCTCGGACTTCTCGCAGCCCCATGCGCGCCTACAAGAGTGTGGACATCACCCATATGTGA